Proteins from one Bifidobacterium sp. ESL0732 genomic window:
- the pntB gene encoding Re/Si-specific NAD(P)(+) transhydrogenase subunit beta — MTLESIAQSAYLLAAVLFILSLAGLSKQETARRGNILGMIGMFIAIVATIALALVDSQRPVWVTALLIALVFIVGASFGIYKARTVEMTQMPELIAMLHSFVGISAVLIGYNSWLTEKSPNGAHLAETYIGVLIGAVTFTGSIIAYLKLSAKIKSKPLIIPGHNLINLIVLIVMIAMIAWFIPTNSIWPLAIMTVLALLLGLHMVAAIGGGDMPVVISMLNSYSGWAAAASGFMLDNNLLIITGSLVGASGAILSYLMCKAMNRKFMSVILGGFGEKPTKSGDAKEITGEVHETTASDVAEMLKNANSVIIAPGYGMAVAKAQQAVAGLVEKLRAQGVEVRFAVHPVAGRLPGHMNVLLAEAKVPYDIVMEMDEINDDFANTDVVLVIGANDTVNPAAAEDPNSPIAGMPVLRVWEAKQVVVLKRSMGTGYAGVQNPLFFNDNTSMLFGDAKASVEAISNAV; from the coding sequence ATGACACTTGAATCCATTGCCCAATCCGCCTACTTGCTGGCGGCAGTGCTCTTCATCCTCTCGCTGGCAGGCCTTTCCAAGCAGGAAACCGCCCGTCGCGGCAACATCCTCGGCATGATCGGCATGTTCATCGCCATCGTCGCCACCATCGCCTTGGCACTCGTTGATTCTCAGCGCCCGGTCTGGGTGACCGCCCTCCTGATCGCCCTGGTCTTCATCGTCGGCGCCTCCTTTGGCATCTACAAGGCACGCACCGTCGAAATGACGCAGATGCCGGAACTGATCGCGATGCTCCACAGCTTCGTGGGCATCTCGGCGGTGCTGATCGGCTACAACTCGTGGCTGACCGAAAAAAGCCCGAACGGCGCGCATCTGGCGGAAACCTACATCGGCGTGCTGATCGGAGCCGTGACCTTCACCGGCTCCATCATCGCCTACCTGAAGCTTTCGGCCAAAATCAAGTCCAAGCCGCTGATCATCCCCGGCCATAACCTCATCAATCTGATTGTGCTGATTGTCATGATCGCGATGATCGCCTGGTTCATCCCCACCAACTCGATCTGGCCGCTGGCCATCATGACCGTGTTGGCGCTCCTGCTGGGCCTGCATATGGTGGCGGCCATCGGCGGCGGCGACATGCCGGTGGTCATCTCGATGCTCAACTCATACTCGGGCTGGGCCGCGGCCGCGTCGGGCTTCATGCTCGACAACAACCTGCTGATCATCACCGGATCGCTGGTCGGCGCTTCCGGCGCCATCCTCTCCTACTTGATGTGCAAGGCCATGAACCGCAAGTTCATGTCCGTCATCCTCGGCGGATTCGGCGAGAAGCCGACCAAGTCGGGCGATGCCAAGGAAATCACGGGTGAGGTGCACGAGACCACCGCTTCTGACGTTGCGGAAATGCTCAAGAACGCGAACTCAGTGATCATCGCCCCAGGCTATGGCATGGCCGTGGCGAAGGCCCAGCAGGCCGTCGCCGGCTTGGTCGAGAAGCTGCGCGCCCAGGGCGTCGAGGTTCGCTTTGCCGTCCACCCGGTGGCAGGGCGCTTGCCCGGCCACATGAACGTGCTGCTGGCCGAAGCCAAGGTGCCGTATGATATCGTCATGGAAATGGACGAGATCAACGACGACTTCGCCAATACCGACGTCGTCCTCGTCATTGGCGCCAACGACACTGTCAACCCCGCTGCCGCCGAGGACCCGAACTCCCCCATCGCCGGCATGCCGGTCTTGCGTGTTTGGGAAGCCAAGCAGGTCGTCGTGCTCAAGCGCTCGATGGGCACCGGTTACGCCGGCGTGCAGAACCCGCTGTTCTTCAACGACAACACGTCAATGCTTTTCGGCGACGCAAAAGCCAGCGTGGAGGCCATCTCTAACGCGGTGTGA
- a CDS encoding endonuclease/exonuclease/phosphatase family protein, with protein sequence MAWLCLLVALLGTVSCELPEELQSLPYVPVVAAFAPWFAALGLIALLLALASRRWFAALLALACLGLQGWWQYPYFVSHTHLDNAAVSAVGESHADTHDSYARVMTANVYKGQASAKAVVETVSNQRVEVLALQETTKSFIRALKEEGINDYLPYSQVSSSDGKYGNALFSATPLDSPADDDVDSSASFMPGGTVSFGNGKAPIRFVSVHTTSPKPGYWNKWRTSLDDVAAMRSHKDNRYVLMGDFNATTDHTPFRNILGSRFHDAAQSSASGFVFTWPADKPGVPKFTGIDHIVLDQGIVAGQVATVPIPGSDHAALLATIAVQ encoded by the coding sequence CTGGCGTGGTTATGTCTGCTCGTCGCATTGCTCGGGACGGTGAGTTGCGAACTGCCTGAGGAATTGCAGTCGTTGCCCTATGTGCCCGTAGTCGCCGCGTTCGCTCCGTGGTTCGCTGCATTGGGCTTGATTGCGCTGTTGCTGGCTTTGGCCTCTCGCAGATGGTTTGCGGCCTTGCTGGCGCTCGCGTGTCTTGGACTTCAGGGTTGGTGGCAATACCCGTATTTTGTCTCGCACACGCATCTCGACAATGCTGCGGTCTCGGCAGTGGGCGAAAGCCACGCAGATACTCATGATTCCTATGCACGCGTGATGACAGCCAACGTTTATAAAGGTCAGGCCTCCGCAAAAGCGGTGGTCGAGACGGTGAGCAACCAGCGCGTGGAAGTCTTGGCATTGCAGGAAACCACGAAGTCCTTCATCCGCGCGCTCAAGGAGGAAGGCATCAACGATTACCTGCCATATTCGCAAGTTTCCTCCTCGGACGGCAAGTACGGCAACGCGCTGTTTTCAGCCACGCCGTTGGATTCGCCGGCCGATGATGACGTAGATTCCAGTGCTTCCTTCATGCCCGGCGGCACGGTTTCGTTCGGGAACGGCAAGGCACCCATCCGTTTTGTTTCGGTGCATACCACGTCTCCCAAACCGGGTTATTGGAACAAGTGGCGCACCTCGCTCGATGATGTGGCAGCAATGCGCTCGCACAAGGACAACCGATACGTGCTGATGGGGGATTTCAACGCGACCACCGATCACACGCCGTTCCGCAACATCCTGGGTTCGCGCTTCCATGATGCCGCGCAAAGTTCGGCAAGCGGGTTCGTGTTCACCTGGCCAGCGGACAAGCCGGGAGTGCCGAAATTCACAGGTATCGACCATATCGTTCTCGATCAGGGCATCGTCGCCGGGCAAGTCGCCACCGTGCCGATACCCGGGTCGGACCATGCCGCGTTGCTGGCCACCATTGCGGTGCAATAA
- a CDS encoding isoaspartyl peptidase/L-asparaginase — protein sequence MTSSPVKSVVTKGAENGILLVIHGGAGSRGKHSTPERQAQVEKDLQRALDAGYAKLEAGASAEDAVVAAIHVMEDATEFNAGHGAALTSDGIAQMDACLMGGDGEVGAVASVHTVKNPIDAARAVKEQTKHVLFADPQDKEIKDWGVETRDPSYFITEQRKQSLIEAQTNGDEWEKHGTIGAVARDAQGHLAAATSTGGITNQMHGRVGDTPLPGCGTYADDATVAVSGTGIGEAFMRTVACHQVSDRVKFAGQTPLESASATLNDIEAHRGDGGLIVLPAKGEGVIAYNSEMMNCGYKSPIGSYVQG from the coding sequence ATGACATCGAGCCCAGTCAAATCAGTCGTTACCAAAGGTGCGGAAAACGGCATTCTGCTGGTTATCCACGGCGGTGCCGGAAGCCGCGGCAAGCACAGCACTCCGGAACGCCAGGCACAGGTGGAGAAGGATTTGCAGCGTGCGCTTGATGCCGGGTATGCCAAACTTGAAGCCGGGGCTAGCGCCGAAGACGCCGTTGTCGCCGCGATTCACGTCATGGAGGACGCCACCGAGTTCAATGCCGGCCACGGAGCCGCGCTGACCAGCGATGGCATCGCCCAGATGGACGCCTGCCTGATGGGCGGGGACGGAGAAGTTGGAGCCGTCGCGAGCGTACACACCGTGAAGAACCCTATCGATGCCGCTCGTGCCGTCAAAGAACAGACCAAGCATGTGCTCTTTGCCGACCCGCAGGACAAAGAGATCAAGGATTGGGGCGTAGAGACGCGCGACCCGAGCTACTTCATCACCGAGCAGCGTAAGCAATCGTTGATTGAGGCACAGACGAACGGTGACGAGTGGGAGAAGCACGGCACCATCGGCGCCGTCGCCCGTGACGCGCAGGGCCATCTTGCCGCAGCGACCTCGACGGGCGGCATCACCAACCAGATGCACGGCCGTGTGGGCGACACACCGCTTCCAGGCTGTGGCACCTATGCCGATGACGCAACGGTGGCCGTCTCCGGCACGGGCATCGGCGAAGCGTTCATGCGCACGGTGGCCTGCCATCAGGTTTCGGATCGAGTGAAATTCGCCGGCCAGACCCCGCTCGAATCCGCGAGCGCCACCCTCAACGACATCGAGGCCCATCGCGGTGACGGCGGTCTGATCGTGCTGCCGGCCAAGGGCGAAGGCGTCATTGCCTACAACAGCGAAATGATGAACTGCGGCTATAAGTCCCCCATCGGCAGCTACGTGCAGGGCTGA
- a CDS encoding ABC transporter substrate-binding protein, with product MASKAWNKKIVAALAAGAALVSVAGCGNSGSNNGSQAKKATTTDQIIKVDNTEPQSPLVPSNTNEMGGGKVIRYIFEGLVSYDAKGKQHMEVAKSITPNADATQYTIKLNDGWKFTNGEKVTASSFADAWSYAANVKNAQKQSSRMSIIKGYDDLQNPSVAPDAKLSGIEVKDPLTFVVTLKHPDSVFPIQVAHQSFFPLPTVAYKDMKAFGKNPIGDGPYKFKSWQPNTDILVVKNPDYKGSRKVANAGIDYRVYTSEDAAYSDLQSGNLDVMVEVPQSALKTFRSDSTVKAFVQPGSSYQGFVIPESLPHFALGKEGNLRRQAISMAINRKQIVSKIYQNTKTPATDFTSTLVPEHSSKLKNSDNLQYNPTKAKELWKQADEISKFTGTFKIAYNADAAHKPWVDAVSNSLKNTLGIDASGDAYPTFSDIRNQVTDRSIKTAFRSGWMLDYPTAEDYMTPLYSSSAADGHGSNDGDYKNPAFDAALAKALGQTDVAKRTADFRDAQDILLNDLPSIPLWNEDVAAAASTKTKNVQFDYTNLPTYNTITK from the coding sequence ATGGCTTCGAAGGCATGGAATAAAAAAATCGTAGCCGCACTTGCTGCGGGGGCGGCGCTGGTTTCCGTCGCCGGTTGCGGAAATTCCGGCAGTAATAATGGGTCACAGGCAAAGAAGGCGACGACCACCGATCAGATCATTAAGGTCGACAACACTGAGCCGCAAAGCCCGCTTGTTCCTTCCAACACCAACGAGATGGGTGGAGGCAAAGTCATCCGCTATATCTTCGAAGGTCTGGTGAGCTACGACGCCAAAGGCAAGCAGCATATGGAGGTCGCCAAGTCGATTACTCCCAATGCTGATGCCACGCAATATACCATCAAGCTCAATGACGGATGGAAATTCACCAATGGTGAGAAGGTGACGGCTTCGTCCTTCGCCGACGCTTGGAGCTATGCGGCAAACGTCAAGAATGCTCAGAAGCAGTCCAGCCGTATGTCCATCATTAAGGGTTACGACGATTTGCAGAACCCAAGCGTTGCACCCGATGCAAAGCTCTCTGGCATTGAGGTCAAGGACCCGCTGACGTTTGTGGTCACCTTGAAGCACCCCGATTCGGTCTTCCCCATCCAAGTCGCCCACCAGTCCTTCTTCCCGCTGCCGACTGTTGCATACAAGGATATGAAGGCCTTCGGCAAGAACCCGATTGGTGATGGACCATACAAGTTCAAGTCCTGGCAGCCCAACACCGACATTCTCGTGGTGAAGAACCCGGATTACAAGGGCAGTCGTAAGGTCGCCAACGCCGGCATCGATTACCGCGTCTATACCAGCGAAGACGCTGCCTACTCCGACCTGCAATCTGGCAACCTCGACGTCATGGTGGAAGTGCCGCAGTCGGCACTGAAGACCTTCCGTTCCGATTCTACGGTCAAGGCGTTCGTCCAGCCCGGTTCGTCCTATCAAGGCTTCGTCATTCCCGAAAGCCTGCCGCACTTCGCGCTTGGCAAGGAAGGAAACCTGCGTCGTCAGGCCATTTCCATGGCCATCAACCGCAAGCAGATCGTCAGCAAGATCTATCAGAACACGAAGACCCCGGCCACCGATTTCACTTCGACCCTGGTTCCCGAGCATTCGTCAAAGCTGAAGAATTCCGACAACTTGCAATACAATCCTACGAAGGCCAAGGAGCTGTGGAAGCAGGCCGACGAAATTTCAAAGTTCACCGGAACCTTCAAGATCGCCTACAATGCCGATGCCGCCCATAAGCCTTGGGTGGATGCAGTCAGTAACAGTCTGAAGAACACCTTGGGCATCGATGCTTCCGGCGATGCGTACCCGACGTTCAGCGATATCCGCAACCAGGTGACCGACCGCAGCATCAAGACTGCATTCCGTTCCGGCTGGATGCTTGATTACCCCACGGCCGAGGATTATATGACTCCGTTGTATTCCTCCTCTGCCGCCGACGGCCATGGCTCCAACGATGGCGATTACAAGAACCCGGCGTTTGACGCAGCCCTGGCCAAGGCGTTGGGCCAGACCGACGTCGCCAAGCGCACCGCCGATTTCCGCGACGCGCAGGACATCCTCCTGAACGACCTGCCTTCGATCCCGCTGTGGAACGAGGACGTCGCCGCCGCGGCCTCGACCAAGACCAAGAACGTCCAGTTCGACTACACGAACCTGCCTACATACAACACCATCACCAAGTAA
- a CDS encoding DUF4391 domain-containing protein — translation MTIAHCGNISALTLGLPQTCAIPEAKSVLPKQMFYMKPPVSARLKQRFVGDVESITMLALLRPNTLGMAAGTKTREILVMGIEQNCKDAPVEVMEHIAKLRSASKILFVCVRDASLTGADDKAHAQNADNETQTDNADLECAFAVQRILPVRAGHQGEAQTQTYVGKWQKPEKAHLEVAGTTFDEVWQSLCAQVIFGDTDGSNLDARLAKQAAIAELTAQITKLEGDHARAKDGSKRNEIYVKLHKAKKQLEELQS, via the coding sequence ATGACTATTGCACACTGCGGAAACATATCTGCCCTCACGCTGGGACTTCCCCAAACCTGCGCCATACCCGAGGCGAAAAGTGTTCTTCCCAAGCAAATGTTCTATATGAAGCCGCCGGTTTCGGCACGGCTCAAGCAACGTTTCGTCGGTGACGTCGAATCCATCACCATGCTTGCGTTGTTGCGGCCGAACACCCTCGGCATGGCAGCCGGCACGAAAACCCGCGAAATCTTGGTGATGGGCATCGAACAGAACTGCAAGGATGCACCCGTCGAAGTGATGGAGCATATCGCGAAATTGCGATCGGCTTCGAAGATTCTTTTTGTCTGTGTACGCGATGCGAGCCTTACCGGTGCAGACGACAAAGCTCACGCTCAGAACGCCGATAACGAGACTCAAACGGACAACGCGGATTTAGAATGCGCTTTTGCCGTGCAACGCATTCTACCTGTTCGCGCCGGGCATCAAGGCGAAGCGCAGACGCAAACCTACGTCGGCAAATGGCAGAAACCAGAAAAGGCACATCTGGAAGTGGCTGGCACCACGTTTGACGAAGTGTGGCAAAGCCTGTGCGCACAGGTCATTTTCGGCGACACCGACGGCAGCAATCTTGATGCACGCCTCGCCAAGCAGGCGGCAATCGCTGAGCTCACGGCCCAAATTACAAAATTGGAAGGCGATCATGCCCGCGCAAAAGATGGCTCCAAGCGCAACGAAATCTACGTCAAGCTGCACAAAGCCAAAAAACAGTTGGAAGAATTGCAGAGCTGA
- a CDS encoding very short patch repair endonuclease: MRKSGKSSKSRKSVKVAEKYERGTRSYTMSHIRGKNTKIEVLVRSYLFRRGLRFRKNDKRYPGHPDIVLPKWHTIVFVNGCFWHMHEGCTKFSMPKSNVEFWTAKLVRNHDRDIRQRAELEAAGWKVLVVWECELAKDRREETLERLYRQIVGTDESGEFSDNS, translated from the coding sequence GTGAGGAAATCCGGCAAATCCAGCAAGTCCCGCAAGTCCGTCAAGGTTGCTGAGAAATACGAACGTGGCACCCGCAGTTACACTATGTCGCATATTCGCGGCAAAAACACGAAAATCGAAGTGCTGGTCCGTTCCTATCTGTTCCGTCGTGGGTTGCGCTTTCGCAAGAACGACAAGCGTTACCCGGGGCATCCGGACATTGTGTTGCCTAAGTGGCACACGATCGTGTTCGTCAACGGCTGTTTCTGGCATATGCACGAAGGTTGCACAAAATTCTCGATGCCCAAGTCCAACGTTGAGTTCTGGACGGCGAAGCTCGTTCGCAATCACGATCGTGATATCCGCCAGCGTGCCGAGCTCGAGGCTGCCGGTTGGAAGGTGCTCGTTGTGTGGGAATGTGAGCTGGCCAAAGATCGTCGTGAGGAAACGCTGGAACGGCTCTATCGGCAGATTGTCGGAACTGATGAGTCCGGTGAATTCTCCGATAATTCATGA
- a CDS encoding bile acid:sodium symporter family protein produces MEKVKKVADWITKWFTLIVIVWAVFNYFVPQTSKWAKHDTSWLLGIVLFGMGLTLSLEDFARILKQPLMVIVGTVAHYVIMPLIAVALCAIFHLDGPLAVGVILVGCCPSGTSSNVMSFLARGDVALDVSIGLLSTLLAPFMIPLLMQLLASKYVAIPWQSLFLTAVKVVLIPVALGVICHTIFKDKIAKVTDVLPIISQTAILLIIGIVVAANHAGLFSTATALAIPVVILHNLCGYGLGFGFSRLMYKIYPRGFGYAQQKAITFEVGMQDSGLGATLALTSFAAAPITAIPSTFFSVWHNISGSVLSSWWRRHDEKKGLVAADDSEANEVASAPKTADISTKDAKKD; encoded by the coding sequence ATGGAAAAGGTCAAAAAAGTAGCGGATTGGATCACCAAATGGTTCACGCTGATCGTCATCGTCTGGGCGGTGTTCAATTATTTTGTGCCGCAGACCAGCAAGTGGGCCAAGCACGACACGAGCTGGCTCTTGGGCATTGTGCTCTTCGGCATGGGCCTGACGCTTTCGCTTGAGGATTTCGCACGAATTCTGAAGCAACCGCTGATGGTCATCGTGGGCACCGTGGCCCATTACGTCATCATGCCGCTTATCGCCGTCGCCCTTTGCGCCATCTTCCACCTCGACGGACCGCTCGCCGTCGGCGTGATCCTCGTGGGTTGCTGCCCATCGGGCACCTCGTCGAACGTGATGAGCTTCCTCGCCCGCGGCGACGTGGCGCTCGACGTTTCCATCGGTCTGCTTTCCACATTGCTTGCTCCGTTCATGATTCCGCTGCTGATGCAGCTGCTCGCCTCGAAGTACGTGGCGATCCCCTGGCAGTCGCTCTTCCTGACAGCCGTCAAGGTCGTGCTTATCCCCGTCGCTCTCGGCGTGATCTGCCACACCATCTTCAAAGACAAGATCGCTAAGGTAACTGATGTACTGCCGATCATCTCGCAGACCGCGATTCTCTTAATCATCGGCATCGTCGTCGCCGCCAACCATGCCGGCCTCTTCAGCACAGCCACCGCTCTGGCCATACCGGTGGTCATCCTGCACAACCTTTGCGGCTACGGGCTTGGCTTCGGCTTCTCAAGGCTCATGTACAAAATCTATCCGAGGGGCTTCGGGTATGCGCAGCAGAAGGCTATCACCTTCGAAGTCGGCATGCAGGACTCCGGCCTGGGCGCCACGTTGGCGCTAACCTCCTTCGCCGCCGCCCCGATTACTGCCATCCCGTCCACGTTCTTCAGTGTCTGGCACAATATCTCCGGCTCGGTGCTCTCCTCCTGGTGGCGTCGTCACGACGAGAAGAAGGGACTGGTCGCTGCCGATGACAGCGAAGCAAACGAAGTTGCTAGCGCCCCTAAGACTGCCGATATCTCCACTAAGGATGCCAAGAAAGACTGA
- a CDS encoding Gfo/Idh/MocA family oxidoreductase, translating to MSRLNGKRAEAEEQGLKVNVAILGAGGIAKSMANTLVEMAGDSRYNNLIEPYAVAARDADRANDFAQKYGFDVSYGSYDELLADPKVDLVYIATPHALHAEQGIACLKAGKNILVEKSFTANTEQAQELLDVAKETGLLCTEAIWTRYMPSRALVADIIKSGEIGEVQAATANLCYPTTHKARMTDPAMAGGALLDVGVYPLNFFDMALGADTSERTISDISTSMVPYETGVDATDSITLHYNDGVMATATASMMCPSDRTGSIWGTKGYMVCQNINNIEGIDLYGLDHRLTRHIDVPAQLTGYEYEVASAANAILDGKSECEEMPHADTLRIMKLMDQIRGEWGLKFPFE from the coding sequence ATGAGTAGGCTGAATGGCAAACGCGCCGAAGCGGAAGAACAGGGACTCAAGGTCAACGTCGCGATTCTCGGAGCTGGCGGCATCGCGAAATCGATGGCGAACACACTGGTCGAGATGGCAGGCGATTCGCGGTATAACAACCTTATCGAACCTTACGCCGTGGCCGCACGCGACGCCGATCGTGCCAACGATTTCGCGCAAAAGTATGGATTCGACGTTTCCTACGGTTCTTACGACGAGCTGCTGGCCGATCCAAAGGTCGACCTCGTCTACATCGCCACGCCCCACGCACTGCACGCCGAGCAAGGCATCGCATGTCTCAAGGCCGGAAAGAATATCCTGGTCGAGAAGTCGTTCACTGCCAACACCGAGCAAGCGCAGGAACTACTTGACGTTGCCAAGGAGACCGGACTGCTCTGCACCGAGGCCATCTGGACTCGCTACATGCCCTCGCGCGCGCTCGTCGCCGATATCATCAAGTCCGGCGAAATCGGCGAGGTGCAGGCCGCGACGGCCAACCTCTGCTATCCCACAACGCACAAGGCCCGCATGACCGACCCGGCCATGGCCGGCGGGGCGCTGCTCGACGTCGGGGTCTATCCGTTGAACTTCTTCGACATGGCGCTCGGCGCCGACACCAGCGAGCGCACGATTTCCGACATCTCGACTTCCATGGTGCCGTACGAAACCGGCGTAGACGCCACCGATTCCATCACCCTGCACTATAACGACGGCGTGATGGCCACGGCCACGGCCTCGATGATGTGCCCTTCGGACCGAACCGGGTCCATCTGGGGCACCAAGGGCTACATGGTCTGCCAGAACATCAACAACATCGAGGGCATCGACCTCTACGGTCTCGACCATCGCCTCACCCGCCACATCGACGTCCCCGCGCAGCTCACCGGCTACGAGTACGAGGTGGCGAGCGCCGCCAACGCCATCCTCGACGGCAAGAGCGAATGCGAGGAGATGCCCCACGCCGACACTCTGCGCATCATGAAGCTCATGGACCAAATTCGCGGCGAGTGGGGCCTCAAGTTCCCGTTCGAGTAA
- a CDS encoding ATP-binding protein, with the protein MIDRPQYLRHLEQWRDKPVIKVVTGVRRCGKSTILELFSKQLVAGGVPQDRIISINLERLENEPLLDYHRLHEFIIEHCQGVGMYYVMLDEIQNVPDFQKVLDSLQTRQNIDLYVTGSNAMLLSGTLATLISGRYVEIPVMPLSFDEYRSAAPKDESVQRTWSRYIHDGAFPATTEFNGDDTLIHDYLEGILNTILIKDVSQRLGSTRTGAVEAVTRFMFDNIGNLTTAKTISDTMTSFGTRISAPTVTNLLEALCSAFIFYPAQRYDVKGKRILKQERKYYAVDMGLRRILISGKVRDTGRILENIVFLELKRRTRTVYVGQSASGEIDFVTNGVNGPAYYQVSESVHIPKTLERELSSFHGIDDNYPKTLITLDDERPTSHEGIRQVYALDWLLEG; encoded by the coding sequence ATGATTGACAGACCGCAATATCTCCGTCACTTGGAACAATGGCGGGACAAGCCCGTCATCAAGGTGGTCACCGGCGTGCGACGCTGCGGCAAATCAACCATTCTGGAACTGTTCAGCAAACAACTCGTTGCTGGTGGCGTGCCACAAGACCGCATCATCTCCATCAATCTGGAACGACTCGAAAATGAGCCACTGCTCGACTATCATCGGCTTCACGAATTCATCATCGAGCATTGCCAAGGTGTGGGAATGTACTATGTGATGCTTGATGAAATCCAAAACGTACCGGACTTCCAAAAGGTCCTCGACAGTCTGCAGACCCGCCAAAACATCGACCTGTACGTCACCGGCTCAAACGCAATGCTGCTGAGCGGCACGCTCGCCACGCTGATTTCCGGCAGATACGTTGAGATACCGGTTATGCCACTTTCATTCGACGAATATCGTTCGGCCGCGCCGAAAGACGAATCAGTTCAACGCACCTGGTCACGCTACATCCATGACGGGGCTTTCCCCGCGACCACAGAATTCAATGGCGACGACACCCTCATCCACGATTATCTGGAAGGCATCCTCAACACCATTCTTATCAAGGACGTCTCACAACGTCTAGGAAGCACCCGCACAGGAGCGGTGGAAGCAGTCACCCGTTTCATGTTCGATAACATCGGCAATCTGACAACGGCGAAAACCATCAGCGACACCATGACCTCGTTCGGTACACGCATCTCGGCACCTACGGTAACCAATCTGTTGGAGGCGCTCTGCTCCGCGTTCATCTTCTACCCGGCCCAGCGCTACGATGTGAAAGGCAAGCGAATCCTCAAGCAGGAACGCAAATACTACGCCGTAGATATGGGCCTGCGTCGCATACTCATTTCCGGCAAGGTCCGCGACACCGGCAGAATTCTGGAAAACATCGTGTTCCTTGAACTCAAGCGTCGCACAAGAACGGTATATGTCGGACAAAGCGCCAGCGGAGAAATCGATTTCGTCACCAATGGCGTGAATGGCCCCGCCTACTATCAGGTCTCGGAATCGGTTCACATCCCCAAAACCCTGGAGCGCGAGCTCTCCTCGTTCCATGGCATCGACGACAACTACCCCAAGACCCTCATCACCTTGGACGACGAACGACCCACCAGTCACGAAGGCATCCGCCAGGTTTACGCCCTCGATTGGCTGTTGGAGGGATAA